A genomic stretch from Frigoribacterium sp. PvP032 includes:
- a CDS encoding cupin domain-containing protein — MTSVSHVEVRRISIAPATTGGAHVHNGPVFGTIESGSVTFQIGTGTEVVLRAGDVFYEPAGVVVSKFDTTDEPVVFLGYFLLDDGAVPEIRFTS, encoded by the coding sequence GTGACCAGCGTCTCGCATGTGGAGGTGCGCCGGATCTCGATCGCGCCCGCCACGACCGGCGGTGCCCACGTGCACAACGGGCCGGTCTTCGGCACGATCGAGAGCGGCTCCGTCACTTTCCAGATCGGCACGGGCACCGAGGTCGTCCTGAGGGCTGGTGACGTCTTCTACGAGCCGGCCGGGGTCGTGGTCTCGAAGTTCGACACCACAGACGAACCCGTGGTGTTCCTCGGCTACTTCCTGCTCGACGACGGCGCCGTTCCCGAGATCCGGTTCACCTCGTAG
- a CDS encoding alpha/beta hydrolase yields MPDTTALPRPPFDPEFVPFLEAMDARGHFRLEAEMLPRMRQLDMTEAQLDEGLRARGLERRSITVPGHLGEPIALAVIQRIGRTGTAACAYAIHGGGMMFGHHLGNLDSYDDWLFVHDVVLVSPDYRLAPEHPDPYPVEDCYAGLVWVAEHADELGVDPERIVLVGQSAGAGLAAGTALLARDRQGPAVVGQVLVSPMLDDRDATVSARQFDGVGVADREMTRFGWDAYLGDRRGGGDVSIYAAPGRATDLVGLPPAYVDCGSAEVFRDETVTWASALWAAGVQAELHVWPGAFHGSASMMPGATLSRRAVTALRDWTGRLLDPTP; encoded by the coding sequence GTGCCTGACACCACCGCCCTGCCTCGCCCGCCGTTCGACCCCGAGTTCGTGCCCTTCTTGGAGGCGATGGACGCCCGCGGCCACTTCCGCCTCGAGGCCGAGATGCTGCCGCGCATGCGACAGCTGGACATGACGGAGGCGCAGCTCGACGAAGGACTGCGCGCCCGCGGTCTCGAGAGGCGCAGCATCACCGTGCCCGGGCACCTCGGCGAGCCGATCGCCCTCGCCGTGATCCAGCGCATCGGCCGCACCGGGACGGCGGCCTGCGCCTACGCGATCCACGGCGGCGGCATGATGTTCGGCCACCACCTCGGCAACCTCGACTCGTACGACGACTGGCTGTTCGTGCACGACGTCGTCCTGGTCAGCCCCGACTACCGTCTCGCCCCGGAGCACCCCGACCCGTACCCGGTCGAGGACTGCTACGCGGGCCTCGTCTGGGTCGCCGAGCACGCCGACGAGCTCGGCGTCGACCCCGAGCGGATCGTCCTGGTCGGCCAGAGCGCCGGGGCAGGGCTCGCTGCGGGCACGGCGCTCCTCGCCCGCGACCGACAGGGGCCGGCCGTCGTGGGGCAGGTGCTCGTCAGCCCCATGCTCGACGACCGCGACGCGACCGTCTCCGCCCGGCAGTTCGACGGGGTGGGCGTCGCCGACCGCGAGATGACCCGGTTCGGCTGGGACGCCTACCTCGGCGACCGTCGCGGCGGCGGCGACGTGTCGATCTACGCCGCTCCCGGCCGCGCGACCGACCTCGTGGGCCTTCCGCCGGCGTACGTCGACTGCGGCAGCGCCGAGGTGTTCCGCGACGAGACCGTCACCTGGGCCAGCGCGCTCTGGGCGGCCGGCGTGCAGGCGGAGCTGCACGTGTGGCCGGGAGCGTTCCACGGGTCGGCGAGCATGATGCCGGGAGCGACCCTGTCGCGCCGGGCCGTCACCGCCCTGCGCGACTGGACCGGGCGCCTCCTCGACCCCACGCCCTGA
- a CDS encoding MFS transporter, with translation MSPSTSLSRRRLRAGDAPPRLSDAWIALAGLSAVFLFEMLDTSVLNVALPTIGRELGSSTTGLQWVSGAYAVAFGGLMLLFGAVADRVGRRRVMLAGLALLAVASLATVAVTTTEQLIAVRVLTGVAAAMTTPGSMALAFRLFDDEGLRVRALTVISTAGLVGLAVGPTVGGFVLAAAPWQVLLLADVPIAVLAFVGIRCGVARDDAAGLRSDPVDVGGALLGTATVAGLLVTPTVLVGPATASSWGWAAVVLTVACGAGFVVRLRTARHPVVDVHLLARPLVSSGLAFKAASGLAVAGLSYLVTLQLQFAWGWPPALAAVGTLPQVVVLLAGGRLVGPFVQRVGLGRAAWISAASVVSGLAVFGALSRHGYGWVLVALVLVAAGMRVVGVVAGASVLTGLPADRTSVGAALVDTSSELAGGAAVAAAGTIVAAFVNGSITTTPWTAPRLAAFEDALTVAGLGLAVVAAVLVVVGMLRARTADLAPSTTAPAPSTTLVPTTLAPTTQETSRA, from the coding sequence GTGTCCCCCAGTACCTCTCTCTCCCGCCGTCGGCTGCGTGCTGGCGACGCGCCTCCGCGGCTGTCCGATGCGTGGATCGCCCTGGCCGGGTTGTCCGCGGTGTTCCTGTTCGAGATGCTCGACACTTCTGTCCTCAACGTCGCCCTGCCGACGATCGGTCGCGAGCTGGGCTCCTCGACGACCGGCCTGCAGTGGGTGTCGGGCGCCTACGCGGTCGCGTTCGGCGGGCTCATGCTGCTCTTCGGCGCCGTCGCCGACCGCGTGGGGCGCCGCCGCGTCATGCTCGCGGGCCTCGCGCTGCTGGCCGTGGCGAGCCTCGCCACCGTGGCGGTCACGACCACGGAGCAGCTCATCGCCGTCCGGGTGCTGACGGGCGTCGCCGCAGCGATGACCACCCCAGGGTCGATGGCGTTGGCGTTCCGGCTGTTCGACGACGAGGGCCTCCGTGTCCGGGCCCTCACGGTGATCTCGACCGCGGGCCTCGTCGGCCTCGCCGTCGGCCCGACCGTCGGCGGGTTCGTGCTCGCCGCCGCTCCGTGGCAGGTGCTGCTGCTGGCCGACGTGCCGATCGCCGTGCTCGCGTTCGTCGGTATCCGGTGCGGCGTCGCTCGAGATGACGCAGCCGGGCTGCGGAGCGACCCCGTCGACGTGGGCGGGGCACTGCTCGGCACCGCGACCGTGGCGGGGCTGCTCGTGACGCCGACCGTCCTCGTCGGGCCGGCCACCGCCTCCTCGTGGGGGTGGGCCGCCGTCGTGCTGACCGTCGCGTGCGGGGCCGGGTTCGTCGTGCGCCTGCGGACGGCGCGGCACCCGGTGGTCGACGTGCACCTGCTCGCCCGCCCCCTGGTGTCGAGCGGCCTCGCGTTCAAGGCAGCGTCGGGCCTCGCCGTAGCCGGGCTGTCGTACCTCGTGACGCTGCAGCTGCAGTTCGCCTGGGGCTGGCCGCCGGCCCTCGCCGCCGTGGGCACGCTGCCGCAGGTCGTCGTGCTCCTGGCCGGAGGTCGTCTCGTGGGGCCGTTCGTGCAGCGGGTGGGCCTCGGCCGGGCGGCGTGGATCAGCGCGGCCTCGGTCGTGTCCGGCCTCGCCGTCTTCGGCGCCCTGAGCCGTCACGGGTACGGCTGGGTGCTCGTGGCTCTCGTGCTCGTCGCCGCCGGCATGCGCGTCGTCGGCGTCGTGGCCGGAGCCTCCGTGCTCACGGGCCTCCCCGCCGACCGCACCTCGGTCGGCGCTGCCCTAGTCGACACCTCCAGCGAGCTCGCGGGAGGAGCCGCGGTCGCCGCCGCGGGCACGATCGTCGCGGCGTTCGTCAACGGGAGCATCACGACCACCCCGTGGACGGCCCCGCGGCTCGCGGCCTTCGAGGACGCCCTCACCGTCGCCGGGCTCGGCCTCGCCGTCGTCGCCGCCGTGCTCGTCGTGGTCGGGATGCTCCGGGCACGAACTGCCGACCTGGCCCCCAGCACCACTGCACCTGCCCCCTCGACCACTCTCGTTCCCACCACTCTCGCCCCCACCACCCAGGAGACCTCTCGTGCCTGA
- a CDS encoding VOC family protein, with the protein MAITMENVGITVRDIDAAISFFTDLGLELVGRDTISGDWADTAVGLDGNHAKIALLATPGGQGHLELFEYLHPDAVETAPTLPNEIGMHRVAFSVDDIEEALKIAARHGCYPLRGVADYEGVYELTYLRGPSGILVMLAQSLTK; encoded by the coding sequence ATGGCCATCACGATGGAGAACGTCGGCATCACCGTCCGCGACATCGACGCCGCGATCTCGTTCTTCACCGATCTCGGCCTCGAGCTCGTCGGCCGCGACACGATCAGCGGCGACTGGGCCGACACCGCCGTGGGTCTCGACGGCAACCACGCGAAGATCGCGCTCCTCGCGACGCCCGGCGGCCAAGGGCACCTCGAGCTCTTCGAGTACCTCCACCCCGACGCCGTCGAGACGGCACCCACCCTGCCGAACGAGATCGGCATGCACCGCGTCGCCTTCTCCGTCGACGACATCGAGGAGGCGCTCAAGATCGCGGCACGCCACGGTTGCTACCCGCTCCGAGGTGTCGCTGACTACGAGGGCGTCTACGAGCTCACGTACCTCCGAGGACCGAGCGGCATCCTCGTGATGCTCGCCCAGTCACTGACGAAGTGA
- a CDS encoding alpha/beta hydrolase — protein MSTTSSEDKQVDARSDTMPPSDPARAASEIAADSEDTVPVRYYEPAADVGPVPGPTLLWLHGGGFIRGSLHQPEAHDVAGALARQGVAVATVGYRLAPPPGLGWVRSRTGRARGRFPLPLDDVLTAYREVSARSPEGVILGGASAGACLAAAATLRAADEGLRPAGAVFVYGFFHSEHPRARDPRQRSRRHRRISHAPWALDVMNRNYAGSRGSLSDRLAFPGGHELAGFPRTLVVNAEHDNMRASGDLFAAELAAAGTDLEHHVLPGTRHAFLNRPALDEFATTISMIAEWSHDG, from the coding sequence ATGAGCACTACGAGTTCAGAGGACAAACAGGTCGACGCGAGATCGGACACCATGCCGCCGTCTGATCCCGCTCGCGCCGCGTCGGAAATCGCCGCCGACTCCGAGGACACAGTCCCCGTTCGCTACTACGAACCAGCAGCTGACGTAGGACCGGTCCCAGGCCCGACGCTGCTCTGGCTGCATGGGGGTGGCTTCATCCGAGGCAGCCTCCACCAGCCGGAAGCACATGACGTTGCAGGCGCGCTCGCACGGCAGGGAGTGGCTGTGGCCACCGTGGGTTACCGCTTGGCGCCTCCGCCGGGCTTGGGCTGGGTCAGATCACGGACAGGACGCGCGCGAGGGCGATTCCCTCTGCCACTGGACGATGTCCTCACGGCGTACCGCGAAGTGAGTGCTCGATCACCAGAAGGGGTGATCCTCGGCGGGGCGAGTGCGGGTGCGTGCCTCGCCGCCGCTGCGACCCTTCGTGCCGCAGATGAGGGCCTCCGCCCGGCAGGCGCCGTCTTCGTCTACGGCTTCTTCCACTCCGAGCATCCCCGAGCGCGAGACCCTCGTCAGCGATCTCGTCGGCACCGCCGGATCAGTCATGCTCCGTGGGCGTTGGACGTGATGAACCGCAACTACGCCGGGTCGAGAGGTTCGCTGAGCGACCGCCTCGCTTTCCCCGGTGGCCATGAACTCGCTGGCTTTCCACGGACTCTCGTCGTCAATGCCGAGCACGACAACATGCGCGCGTCCGGCGACCTCTTCGCCGCTGAGCTCGCCGCCGCGGGAACCGACCTGGAGCATCACGTCCTCCCTGGCACGCGGCACGCATTCCTGAACAGGCCCGCCCTCGACGAATTCGCCACGACGATCTCCATGATCGCTGAGTGGAGCCACGACGGTTGA
- a CDS encoding NAD(P)/FAD-dependent oxidoreductase, whose product MTQRIIILGGGSAGLTAALELQKRRPPQSASITLVDQSPYYTYQPFLPEVAGGHIAPRDVTVQLRKALRKTSVIEAGVTGLDSAAKKVTVTTADGRDQVLAYDQLVVALGAVTRTFPTPGLAENGVGFKSVEEAQYVRDRILGNISEAASVTDAATRRKLLTVVFVGGGYTGVEAMAELDDAAKAAVDQFPTLSRDELRFVLVEALDRVAPEVGPELSKWTLGHLRGRGIDVRLGTTMPSCVDGNVVLSDGETVPAGTIVWTAGVKPNPVVADLGLPLGPKGHVNVSATLQVETEQGEKLDGVWALGDVAQVPNLLAEKQPAYYPPNAQNAVRQAVTVADNVIAALSGAPASEYRHESLGTVASYGIGKGAGVLKGVSVTNVPAWLAHRGYHLYAMPTLNRKWRILTGWITNFFGGRDQTPLVGLKDPRAGFLKVTQVVEPKSDPATESKSAAKPATKAGAAKK is encoded by the coding sequence ATGACACAGCGAATCATCATCCTCGGCGGGGGTTCCGCCGGGCTCACCGCCGCACTCGAGCTCCAGAAGCGTCGTCCGCCGCAGAGCGCCAGCATCACGCTGGTCGACCAGTCGCCGTATTACACGTACCAGCCGTTCCTGCCGGAGGTCGCGGGCGGGCACATCGCCCCGCGCGACGTCACCGTGCAGCTGCGGAAGGCGCTCCGCAAGACGTCCGTGATCGAGGCCGGGGTCACGGGCCTCGACTCGGCAGCGAAGAAGGTCACCGTCACCACGGCCGACGGTCGTGACCAGGTGCTGGCCTACGACCAGCTCGTCGTCGCCCTGGGCGCCGTCACGCGTACGTTCCCGACGCCGGGCCTTGCCGAGAACGGCGTCGGCTTCAAGAGCGTGGAGGAGGCGCAGTACGTCCGCGACCGCATCCTCGGCAACATCTCGGAAGCCGCGTCGGTCACCGACGCCGCCACGCGTCGCAAGCTGCTCACCGTCGTCTTCGTCGGCGGCGGCTACACCGGCGTCGAGGCGATGGCCGAGCTGGACGACGCCGCCAAGGCGGCCGTCGACCAGTTCCCGACCCTGTCGCGGGACGAGCTGCGGTTCGTCCTCGTCGAGGCGCTCGACCGTGTCGCGCCCGAGGTCGGCCCCGAGCTCTCGAAGTGGACCCTCGGCCACCTCCGTGGCCGCGGCATCGACGTGCGTCTCGGCACCACGATGCCCTCGTGCGTCGACGGGAACGTCGTCCTCAGCGACGGCGAGACCGTCCCCGCCGGCACCATCGTCTGGACGGCGGGCGTCAAGCCCAACCCCGTGGTCGCCGACCTCGGCCTGCCGCTCGGCCCGAAGGGCCACGTCAACGTCAGCGCCACCCTGCAGGTCGAGACCGAGCAGGGCGAGAAGCTCGACGGAGTCTGGGCGCTCGGCGACGTCGCGCAGGTGCCGAACCTGCTCGCCGAGAAGCAGCCCGCCTACTACCCGCCGAACGCGCAGAACGCCGTGCGCCAGGCGGTCACCGTCGCGGACAACGTGATCGCGGCGCTCTCGGGCGCCCCGGCTTCCGAGTACCGCCACGAGTCGCTCGGCACCGTCGCGAGCTACGGCATCGGCAAGGGCGCGGGCGTGCTCAAGGGCGTGTCCGTCACGAACGTGCCGGCCTGGCTCGCGCACCGCGGGTACCACCTGTACGCGATGCCCACGCTGAACCGCAAGTGGCGCATCCTCACCGGCTGGATCACGAACTTCTTCGGCGGGCGCGACCAGACGCCCCTCGTCGGCCTGAAGGACCCGCGTGCCGGGTTCCTCAAGGTGACCCAGGTCGTCGAGCCGAAGTCGGACCCCGCGACCGAGTCGAAGAGCGCGGCGAAGCCCGCGACGAAGGCCGGCGCCGCCAAGAAGTAG
- a CDS encoding aldo/keto reductase produces the protein MEHTRLGTSGLRVSTVILGCMSFGVPGRGAHEWTLDEEASRPFIRRALEQGVTTFDTADVYSDGTSEEIVGRALADYARRDEVVIATKVNGRMNDGPNGAGLSRAHIMSAIDDSLRRLGTDHVDLYQIHRWDPETPIEETMEALHDVVRSGKARYIGASSMWAWQFAKAQHTADLGGWTRFVSMQDQYSLVQREEEREMHPLCLDQGVGVIPWSPLARGKLTRDWDATTARTETDRFGQTLYKQQEEGDRRVAAAVAEVAEERGVSRAQIALAWVRQQEVVSAPIVGATKMQHLDDAVASADLWLTDDELDRLETPYVTRENEGF, from the coding sequence ATGGAGCACACCAGACTCGGCACGAGCGGCCTGCGGGTCTCGACCGTCATCCTCGGCTGCATGAGCTTCGGCGTGCCGGGCAGGGGCGCCCACGAGTGGACCCTCGACGAGGAGGCGTCGCGACCGTTCATCCGTCGGGCGCTCGAGCAGGGCGTCACCACCTTCGACACCGCCGACGTGTACAGCGACGGCACGAGCGAGGAGATCGTCGGACGGGCCCTCGCCGACTACGCGCGACGCGACGAGGTCGTGATCGCGACGAAGGTCAACGGCCGGATGAACGACGGGCCGAACGGAGCCGGGCTCTCGCGGGCCCACATCATGAGCGCGATCGACGACAGCCTGCGCAGGCTCGGCACCGACCACGTCGACCTGTACCAGATCCACCGCTGGGACCCCGAGACGCCGATCGAGGAGACGATGGAGGCGCTGCACGACGTCGTCCGCTCGGGCAAGGCGCGGTACATCGGCGCGTCGAGCATGTGGGCCTGGCAGTTCGCGAAGGCGCAGCACACGGCCGACCTCGGCGGCTGGACCCGGTTCGTCTCGATGCAGGACCAGTACAGCCTGGTGCAGCGCGAGGAGGAGCGGGAGATGCACCCGCTCTGCCTCGACCAGGGCGTCGGCGTCATCCCGTGGTCGCCGCTGGCCCGCGGCAAGCTGACCCGCGACTGGGACGCCACGACGGCGCGCACCGAGACCGACCGCTTCGGGCAGACCCTCTACAAGCAGCAGGAGGAGGGCGACCGTCGCGTCGCCGCGGCCGTCGCCGAGGTGGCCGAAGAACGGGGAGTGTCGCGCGCGCAGATCGCCCTGGCGTGGGTGCGCCAGCAGGAGGTCGTGTCGGCGCCCATCGTCGGCGCGACGAAGATGCAGCACCTCGACGACGCCGTCGCCTCCGCCGACCTCTGGCTGACCGACGACGAGCTCGACCGCCTCGAGACGCCGTACGTCACCCGGGAGAACGAGGGGTTCTGA
- a CDS encoding alpha/beta hydrolase fold domain-containing protein: MSLLMAATRSLLYLFPRTTRSEESVRREIAKRGLEAAPIPRELHRVAVVTETTVEGQRVVRITPRRGSTGAHLIWTCGGAYVYPALRTHWALLARLVRASGVTVTVPLYGLAPEHDVDDAVRLLDSVHDGLRAEGADVVHLGGDSAGGALALAQAMRHRDTGRPAASSVLLVSPWLDATLSDPEVPWLADLDPMLGRDGLVAAGAWWAGDRDRRDPLVSPLFGDLAGLPPVFTYQGDRDLFVADAKELARRLARVGAPGELRVYRGAFHVFVGAPWTREARRAIAHLAGVLRGRA; the protein is encoded by the coding sequence ATGTCGCTCCTCATGGCCGCCACACGCTCGCTGCTGTACCTGTTCCCCCGCACGACGCGCAGCGAGGAGAGCGTGCGGCGTGAGATCGCGAAGCGCGGCCTGGAGGCGGCGCCGATCCCCCGGGAGCTTCACCGCGTCGCCGTCGTGACGGAGACGACCGTCGAGGGGCAGCGCGTCGTCAGGATCACCCCGCGCCGGGGCTCGACCGGGGCACATCTGATCTGGACGTGCGGCGGTGCGTACGTGTACCCGGCGCTGCGCACCCACTGGGCCCTCCTCGCCCGGCTGGTCCGCGCCTCCGGCGTGACGGTCACCGTCCCGCTGTACGGGCTCGCGCCCGAGCACGACGTCGACGACGCGGTGCGGCTGCTCGACTCCGTGCACGACGGTCTCCGCGCCGAGGGGGCCGACGTCGTGCACCTCGGCGGCGACTCGGCCGGCGGCGCGCTCGCCTTGGCCCAGGCGATGCGTCACCGGGACACGGGCCGGCCCGCCGCCTCCTCGGTGCTGTTGGTCTCGCCCTGGCTCGACGCGACCCTGAGCGACCCCGAGGTGCCGTGGCTCGCCGACCTCGACCCCATGCTGGGACGCGACGGCCTCGTCGCCGCCGGGGCCTGGTGGGCCGGCGACCGCGACCGACGCGACCCGCTCGTCAGCCCGCTGTTCGGCGACCTGGCCGGCCTCCCGCCCGTCTTCACCTACCAGGGCGACCGTGACCTGTTCGTCGCCGACGCCAAGGAGCTGGCCCGGCGACTCGCCCGGGTCGGGGCACCTGGCGAGCTGCGCGTCTACCGCGGTGCGTTCCACGTCTTCGTCGGCGCGCCCTGGACCAGGGAGGCGCGGCGTGCGATCGCGCACCTGGCCGGCGTGCTGCGCGGCCGGGCATAG
- a CDS encoding M20/M25/M40 family metallo-hydrolase, with protein MTTSAPQPDHHDLDETAVIARDLIRFDTSNYGGGRSEGEADAAEYVAEALRALDLEPQLFESEPGRVSVVARVEGADRAKPGLVVHGHLDVVPADPANWSVDPFAGVVKDDMLWGRGAVDMKNMDAMMLTSLGDIIRSGERPARDLVVGFFADEEAGGVLGSHFLVKEHPDLFAGATEAISEVGGYSTYIDGRRSYLLQTGEKALIWITLRTRGTAGHGSQMIKANAVTRLAEAVAALGRQEWPIALTETTTALLREVARILDVDVTQTAPDELVLHTGTAQGFIRGSLRTTTNPTMLTAGYKHNVVPDTAEARVDIRCMPGEEEAVLAQVRELVGDDVEIETVHTDIGLETPFSGDLVEAITATLQRHDPGAPVLPYLLSGGTDNKALSLLGIAGYGFAPLRLGEDMDFPAMFHGVDERVPLDALAFGSRVLRDLLATY; from the coding sequence ATGACGACGAGCGCTCCGCAGCCGGACCACCACGACCTCGACGAGACGGCCGTCATCGCGCGCGACCTGATCCGCTTCGACACCTCCAACTACGGCGGCGGCAGGTCCGAGGGCGAGGCCGACGCGGCCGAGTACGTCGCCGAGGCCCTGCGGGCACTCGACCTCGAGCCGCAGCTCTTCGAGTCCGAGCCGGGCCGCGTCAGCGTGGTCGCCCGGGTCGAGGGCGCAGACCGTGCGAAGCCCGGCCTCGTCGTGCACGGCCACCTCGACGTCGTCCCCGCCGACCCGGCGAACTGGTCGGTCGACCCGTTCGCGGGCGTGGTGAAGGACGACATGCTCTGGGGCCGCGGCGCCGTCGACATGAAGAACATGGACGCGATGATGCTGACGTCGCTCGGCGACATCATCCGCTCCGGCGAGCGCCCCGCCCGCGACCTGGTCGTCGGCTTCTTCGCCGACGAGGAGGCCGGGGGAGTGCTCGGCTCGCACTTCCTGGTGAAGGAGCACCCCGACCTCTTCGCCGGGGCGACCGAGGCCATCAGCGAGGTGGGCGGCTACTCGACCTACATCGACGGGCGGCGCTCGTACCTGCTGCAGACGGGCGAGAAGGCGCTGATCTGGATCACGCTCCGCACCCGCGGCACGGCGGGCCACGGCTCGCAGATGATCAAGGCGAACGCGGTGACGCGGCTCGCGGAGGCGGTCGCCGCGCTCGGTCGCCAGGAGTGGCCCATCGCCCTCACCGAGACGACGACGGCGCTGCTGCGCGAGGTCGCGCGCATCCTCGACGTCGACGTCACGCAGACGGCGCCCGACGAGCTCGTGCTGCACACGGGCACGGCGCAGGGCTTCATCCGCGGGTCGCTCCGCACGACCACGAACCCGACGATGCTGACGGCGGGCTACAAGCACAACGTCGTCCCCGACACGGCGGAGGCGCGGGTCGACATCCGCTGCATGCCCGGCGAGGAGGAGGCGGTCCTCGCCCAGGTGCGCGAGCTCGTCGGCGACGACGTCGAGATCGAGACCGTGCACACCGACATCGGGCTCGAGACGCCGTTCTCGGGCGACCTCGTCGAGGCGATCACCGCCACGCTGCAGCGGCACGACCCCGGCGCGCCCGTGCTGCCCTACCTGCTCTCCGGCGGCACCGACAACAAGGCGCTGAGCCTGCTGGGAATCGCCGGCTACGGCTTCGCCCCGCTGCGCCTGGGGGAGGACATGGACTTCCCGGCGATGTTCCACGGCGTCGACGAGCGGGTCCCGCTCGACGCACTAGCCTTTGGCAGTCGCGTCCTCCGGGACCTCCTGGCGACCTACTGA
- a CDS encoding undecaprenyl-diphosphate phosphatase, which produces MEHLLQALLLGLVQGLTEFLPISSSAHLRLVGLFFSDPDAAAAFDPGATFTAITQLGTELAVVIYFWGDIKRIVTRWFQGITGKIPRTDPDVRMGWLVIIGTVPIVLVGYFAQEYIRTVFRSLWIVAIVLIVFGVLLGLADRLGKKTARFDEMTYGHGIAVGVAQVLALFPGVSRSGATTTAALSLGYTRPAAARFSFLLAVPAVFGSGLFELVQSFSEPGPYSLGETLAATVVAFVVGFVVIAFFMNYISKRSFLPFVVYRILLGGVLLVLLGTGVVAA; this is translated from the coding sequence GTGGAGCATCTCCTCCAGGCACTCCTGCTCGGCCTCGTCCAGGGCCTGACGGAGTTCCTCCCCATCTCGTCGAGCGCGCACCTGCGCCTCGTCGGTCTGTTCTTCTCCGACCCCGACGCCGCGGCGGCCTTCGACCCGGGCGCGACGTTCACCGCGATCACGCAGCTCGGCACCGAGCTCGCGGTCGTCATCTACTTCTGGGGAGACATCAAGCGGATCGTCACACGCTGGTTCCAGGGCATCACGGGCAAGATCCCCCGCACCGACCCCGACGTGCGGATGGGCTGGCTCGTCATCATCGGCACGGTCCCGATCGTGCTGGTGGGCTACTTCGCGCAGGAGTACATCCGCACGGTGTTCCGCTCGCTCTGGATCGTCGCGATCGTGCTCATCGTCTTCGGCGTGCTGCTCGGCCTCGCCGACCGGCTCGGCAAGAAAACGGCCCGCTTCGACGAGATGACCTACGGCCACGGCATCGCGGTCGGCGTCGCCCAGGTGCTGGCGCTCTTCCCCGGCGTCTCCCGCTCGGGCGCGACGACGACCGCGGCGCTGAGCCTCGGCTACACGCGGCCCGCCGCGGCCCGGTTCTCGTTCCTCCTCGCCGTGCCCGCGGTCTTCGGCAGCGGCCTCTTCGAGCTGGTCCAGAGCTTCAGCGAGCCGGGCCCCTACTCGCTCGGCGAGACCCTGGCAGCGACGGTCGTGGCGTTCGTCGTCGGGTTCGTCGTGATCGCCTTCTTCATGAACTACATCTCGAAGCGCAGCTTCCTGCCCTTCGTGGTCTACCGGATCCTGCTCGGCGGCGTGCTGCTGGTCCTGCTCGGCACGGGAGTGGTGGCCGCATGA